From Streptomyces sp. NBC_00690, a single genomic window includes:
- a CDS encoding asparagine synthase-related protein, translated as MRWLVGWSSIAANFGTAGAVGPSHEGRSVHPVGSQLLWGDPDPLWAVGDWRPDEVRIVTIEAPPGFSEAPIARLAILGCCAASDNELRAGLISARGGALRHLTAWPGSYTAVVQAGRRITIVGDLAGARPVFYTPWANGTAYATAALPLADLIEAQLDIGHLAALLACPETPEALRDSTPYEGVKRIPPGHALILREGSREITGYEPVASLAVAGPQIDPERAVDGVRDALVEAVRARLTAPRHAPEMLPQDPGPVPGMGPADRRARRGAPAPGIGADLSGGSASSTLALLAAGLPGVPGTVIGHGAGAGERLLALTYNDLTEQGREAELERARAIAENPRLHHVVVAAGEESLPYAGLENGPLTDEPAPSLVTAERHRGRLASGSADHFTGAGARQVLDAHPARLADLLLDRQRRHLLRPVTALARAEGPSPRSIFIPLTIYRAARRLARTPYRTGLETAADRLVEANRQGSRGKNGIGPLGASLDALTWSRPGPAARWLTGEALAEVSVRLMEAATRPISVQRPGEARARAALTRHANDQRILEQAAEVRSQRLHAPYLDNQVVRACRDLPESLRVRPGARAEILRTVLASTGIHDLPAGWGATTQATSAETARKGLRVSLHQLMALFDAPLLADAGLVEARVVRKALRAASEGEPVPLDGLADLVSTELWLRRLLSRRGTCWTGTAAPKQRAVAGGVPPRPTLRS; from the coding sequence ATGCGGTGGTTGGTGGGATGGAGCAGTATCGCCGCTAACTTCGGTACGGCAGGGGCGGTCGGACCGTCCCACGAAGGCCGATCCGTGCACCCCGTCGGCTCCCAACTGCTCTGGGGCGATCCGGACCCGCTCTGGGCCGTCGGCGACTGGCGCCCCGACGAGGTGCGCATCGTCACCATCGAGGCGCCGCCGGGCTTCAGCGAAGCACCCATCGCCAGACTCGCCATCCTCGGCTGCTGCGCCGCCAGCGACAACGAGTTGCGCGCCGGACTGATCTCCGCCCGCGGCGGTGCACTCCGCCACCTCACCGCCTGGCCCGGTAGCTACACCGCCGTCGTCCAGGCCGGCCGACGCATCACCATCGTCGGGGACCTCGCTGGAGCGAGACCCGTCTTCTACACACCGTGGGCCAACGGCACCGCCTACGCCACCGCCGCCCTCCCGCTCGCCGACCTCATCGAGGCCCAACTCGACATCGGCCACCTCGCGGCGCTCCTCGCCTGCCCCGAAACCCCCGAAGCCCTGCGCGACTCCACCCCGTACGAAGGGGTCAAGCGCATTCCGCCCGGGCACGCCCTGATCCTGCGCGAAGGCTCCCGTGAGATCACCGGATACGAGCCCGTCGCCTCGCTCGCCGTCGCCGGTCCGCAGATCGACCCGGAGCGTGCGGTCGACGGTGTGCGCGACGCCCTGGTCGAAGCGGTACGCGCCCGACTGACCGCTCCCCGCCACGCCCCCGAAATGCTCCCGCAGGACCCAGGACCCGTGCCGGGGATGGGGCCCGCCGACCGTCGCGCCCGCCGCGGCGCGCCCGCACCCGGAATCGGTGCCGATCTCTCCGGCGGCAGCGCGTCCAGCACACTGGCCCTGCTCGCTGCCGGACTGCCAGGGGTCCCGGGCACCGTCATCGGCCACGGGGCGGGCGCGGGCGAACGACTGCTCGCCCTCACGTACAACGACCTCACCGAGCAAGGCCGGGAAGCCGAACTGGAGCGCGCCCGGGCCATCGCCGAGAACCCCCGTCTGCACCACGTCGTGGTCGCCGCGGGGGAGGAGAGCCTGCCCTACGCCGGTCTGGAGAACGGCCCGTTGACGGACGAGCCCGCACCTTCTCTGGTGACGGCCGAACGACACCGCGGACGCCTCGCTTCGGGCAGCGCCGACCACTTCACCGGCGCGGGCGCGCGCCAGGTACTCGACGCCCACCCCGCCCGCCTCGCCGATCTGCTGCTGGACAGACAACGACGCCATCTGCTGCGGCCGGTGACGGCGCTCGCCCGCGCCGAAGGCCCCTCGCCGAGGTCGATCTTCATCCCCCTGACGATCTATCGAGCGGCCAGACGACTCGCCCGCACCCCGTACCGGACCGGGCTTGAGACCGCGGCCGACCGGTTGGTCGAAGCCAACCGCCAAGGATCGCGCGGCAAGAACGGCATCGGTCCGCTCGGCGCCTCCCTCGACGCGCTGACCTGGTCCCGCCCCGGGCCCGCCGCGCGTTGGCTGACGGGTGAGGCGCTCGCTGAAGTATCGGTTCGTCTGATGGAGGCGGCGACCCGCCCCATATCGGTGCAGCGTCCCGGTGAGGCGAGGGCACGGGCGGCGCTCACCCGGCACGCCAACGACCAACGCATCCTGGAACAGGCGGCGGAGGTCCGCAGCCAGCGCCTCCACGCCCCCTATCTGGACAACCAGGTCGTACGGGCCTGCCGCGACCTCCCCGAGTCACTGAGGGTCCGCCCCGGGGCCCGGGCCGAGATCCTCCGTACGGTCCTCGCCAGCACCGGCATCCACGATCTGCCCGCAGGCTGGGGAGCGACCACCCAGGCCACTTCGGCGGAGACGGCCCGCAAGGGCCTCAGGGTCTCGCTGCACCAGCTGATGGCCCTCTTCGACGCACCCCTCCTCGCCGATGCGGGACTGGTGGAGGCGCGAGTGGTCCGCAAGGCGCTGCGCGCCGCGTCCGAAGGCGAACCCGTGCCGCTCGACGGTCTGGCCGACCTGGTCTCGACGGAACTGTGGCTGCGCCGTCTGCTGTCACGGCGCGGCACCTGCTGGACGGGTACGGCGGCACCCAAACAGCGCGCGGTCGCGGGTGGTGTCCCCCCACGACCGACGCTGCGCTCGTAG
- a CDS encoding MFS transporter, protein MSREQRGPNEKLGTVLALAGISNAGLARRVNDLGAQRGLTLRYDKTSVARWVSKGMVPQGAAPHLIAAAIGAKLGRPVPLHEIGLADADPAPEVGLAFPRDIGAAVKSATELYRLDLAGRRAGGGGIWQSLAGSFAVSAYATPASRWLITPADPSVERLPGTTAGAAAGGVEVPLEDPVARVGHSDVAKLREAAQDARRWDSKYGGGDWRSSMVPECLRVDAAPLLLGSYSDEVGRALFGATAELTRLAGWMAFDTGQQEAAQRYYIQALRLARAAADVPLGGYVLASMSLQSIYRGFADEGVDLAQAALERNRGLATARTMSFFRLVEARAHAKANDAAAAGAALKAAEGWLERSRDGDPDPSWLGFYSYDRFCADAAECYRDLKAPRQVRRFTEQALSRPTEEYVRSHGLRLVVSAVAELESGNLDAACAAGTRAVEVAGRISSARTTEYVRDLLHRLEPYGDEPRVAELRERARPLLVAPA, encoded by the coding sequence ATGTCCAGGGAGCAACGCGGGCCGAACGAAAAGCTCGGCACCGTTCTCGCCCTCGCGGGAATCAGCAACGCCGGCCTCGCCCGGCGCGTCAACGACCTCGGAGCGCAACGGGGTCTGACCCTTCGCTACGACAAGACGTCCGTCGCCCGGTGGGTGTCCAAGGGCATGGTGCCGCAGGGCGCCGCCCCTCATCTCATCGCGGCGGCGATCGGCGCCAAACTGGGGCGTCCCGTACCCCTGCACGAGATCGGTCTCGCGGACGCCGATCCGGCTCCCGAGGTCGGGCTTGCCTTCCCGCGTGACATCGGCGCGGCCGTGAAGTCGGCGACCGAGCTCTACCGGCTGGATCTCGCGGGGCGGCGGGCCGGCGGCGGGGGCATCTGGCAGTCGCTGGCCGGTTCCTTTGCGGTGAGCGCCTACGCCACTCCCGCCTCCCGTTGGCTGATAACGCCCGCGGACCCGTCGGTGGAGCGGCTGCCCGGTACGACGGCCGGAGCAGCGGCGGGCGGTGTGGAGGTTCCCTTGGAGGACCCCGTCGCCCGCGTGGGCCACAGCGACGTCGCCAAACTGCGGGAGGCCGCGCAGGACGCCCGCCGCTGGGACTCCAAGTACGGCGGCGGCGACTGGCGTTCGTCGATGGTTCCCGAGTGTCTGCGGGTGGACGCCGCCCCCTTACTGCTCGGCTCGTACTCGGACGAGGTGGGCCGGGCCCTGTTCGGGGCCACCGCCGAGCTGACCCGACTCGCCGGCTGGATGGCCTTCGACACCGGTCAGCAGGAAGCGGCCCAGCGCTACTACATCCAGGCGTTGCGGCTGGCCAGAGCCGCGGCGGACGTGCCGCTCGGCGGCTATGTGCTGGCATCGATGTCACTTCAATCCATCTACCGTGGCTTCGCCGACGAGGGTGTGGACCTCGCCCAAGCCGCCCTGGAGCGCAATCGCGGGCTGGCCACCGCGCGCACCATGAGCTTCTTCCGGCTGGTCGAGGCGAGGGCCCATGCCAAGGCGAATGACGCGGCGGCGGCCGGGGCGGCGCTGAAGGCTGCGGAAGGCTGGTTGGAGCGATCCCGGGACGGCGATCCGGATCCGTCCTGGCTGGGTTTCTACTCCTACGACCGCTTCTGCGCGGACGCCGCCGAGTGTTACCGGGATCTCAAGGCCCCCCGTCAGGTGCGGCGCTTCACCGAGCAAGCGCTGTCCAGACCGACCGAGGAGTACGTCCGCTCCCACGGGCTGCGGCTCGTGGTCAGCGCGGTCGCCGAGTTGGAGTCGGGGAACCTGGACGCCGCCTGTGCGGCGGGCACCCGAGCCGTGGAGGTCGCCGGCCGCATCTCATCGGCGCGGACCACCGAGTACGTACGGGACCTGCTGCACCGGCTCGAACCGTACGGGGACGAACCGCGCGTGGCGGAGTTGCGCGAGCGGGCCCGTCCGCTGTTGGTGGCCCCTGCCTGA
- the trmB gene encoding tRNA (guanosine(46)-N7)-methyltransferase TrmB has product MSELRHQNPSAPTPLRDRSAPRFPGGPIADPAGSHHERRIRSFQPRRSRVTTGQGDALKRLWPDWGLEIDGLRVLDLVEVFDGLPVVLEIGFGMGEATAQMAAADPGTGILAVDVHTPGQGNLLGLAERNGLSNIRVANGDAIILLREMLAPDALDGVRVYFPDPWPKSRHHKRRLIQPEFLSLAAQRLKPGAVLHCATDWEPYAEQMLEVLSAHPDFENTQQDGGYTPRPAFRPLTRFESQGLNKGHAVHDLMFRRVERIASRVV; this is encoded by the coding sequence GTGTCCGAGCTTCGCCACCAGAACCCCAGCGCTCCCACCCCCCTTCGCGACCGCAGCGCGCCGCGATTCCCCGGTGGGCCCATCGCCGACCCCGCCGGCTCCCACCACGAACGGCGCATCCGTAGCTTCCAACCGCGGCGCAGCCGGGTCACCACCGGCCAGGGCGATGCGCTGAAGCGGCTCTGGCCCGACTGGGGCCTGGAGATCGACGGACTCCGCGTCCTCGATCTGGTGGAGGTCTTCGACGGACTGCCGGTGGTCCTGGAGATCGGCTTCGGGATGGGCGAGGCGACCGCACAGATGGCCGCCGCCGACCCCGGGACCGGGATACTCGCCGTCGATGTGCACACCCCCGGACAGGGAAATCTACTGGGTCTCGCGGAGCGGAACGGTCTGTCCAACATCCGAGTGGCCAACGGTGACGCGATCATCCTCCTGCGGGAGATGCTCGCCCCGGACGCCCTCGACGGGGTGCGCGTCTACTTCCCCGACCCCTGGCCCAAGTCACGGCACCACAAGCGGCGTCTGATCCAGCCGGAGTTCCTCTCCTTGGCGGCCCAACGGCTCAAGCCCGGCGCGGTGCTCCACTGCGCCACGGACTGGGAGCCCTACGCCGAGCAGATGCTGGAAGTGCTCTCGGCGCACCCGGACTTCGAGAACACCCAGCAGGACGGCGGGTACACGCCCCGGCCCGCGTTCCGGCCGTTGACCCGTTTCGAGTCGCAAGGGCTGAACAAGGGTCATGCGGTCCACGACCTGATGTTCCGCCGGGTCGAACGGATCGCGTCCCGGGTCGTCTAG
- a CDS encoding IS5 family transposase (programmed frameshift), whose protein sequence is MGKGNGPPWVVSDDLWMRVEPLLPVRQRRSCNPGRLPLDDRGCLQGILFVLHTGIQWEWLPQELGFGSGMTCWRRLRDWHEAGVWDRLHQLLLTELHRAGKLDWSRAVIDGSHRQARRGGPKTGPSPVDRARPGSKHHIITDAVGTPLAITLTGGNRHDVTQLLPLLDAIPRIRGTTGRPRHRPRQLFADRGYDYDKYRRLLWKRGIKPVIARRGVPHGSGLGTVRWVVERTNAWIHGFRRLRIRWDIRDDIHEAFLKLACCVITYRRVQALC, encoded by the exons ATGGGGAAGGGGAATGGTCCGCCGTGGGTGGTGTCGGACGACCTGTGGATGCGGGTCGAGCCGCTGCTGCCGGTCAGGCAGCGCCGGTCGTGCAACCCGGGGCGGCTGCCGCTTGATGACCGCGGTTGCCTGCAGGGCATCTTGTTCGTGCTGCACACCGGGATCCAGTGGGAGTGGCTGCCGCAGGAGCTCGGGTTCGGCTCCGGAATGACGTGCTGGCGGAGGCTGCGGGACTGGCACGAGGCCGGTGTCTGGGACCGGCTGCACCAGCTGCTTCTCACCGAACTGCATCGCGCGGGGAAGCTGGACTGGTCCCGGGCGGTGATCGACGGCTCGCACCGCCAAGCCCGTCGGGGCGGCC CCAAAACCGGGCCGAGCCCGGTCGACCGCGCCCGGCCCGGCTCGAAGCACCACATCATCACCGATGCCGTCGGCACACCGCTTGCCATCACCCTGACCGGCGGAAACCGCCACGACGTCACCCAGCTACTGCCCCTACTCGACGCGATCCCCCGCATCCGCGGGACCACCGGCCGGCCACGCCACCGTCCCCGGCAGCTGTTCGCCGACCGAGGCTACGACTACGACAAGTACCGCCGACTGCTGTGGAAGCGCGGCATCAAACCAGTCATCGCTCGCCGGGGCGTGCCCCACGGCTCCGGCCTAGGCACTGTTCGGTGGGTCGTCGAGCGCACGAACGCTTGGATTCATGGCTTCCGACGGCTACGGATCCGCTGGGACATCCGCGACGACATCCACGAAGCGTTCCTGAAACTCGCCTGCTGCGTGATCACCTACAGACGAGTCCAGGCATTGTGTTAG
- the lhgO gene encoding L-2-hydroxyglutarate oxidase: MVLSERDFDCDVLVVGGGIVGLSTAYAVTRAAPGTTVIVLEKEPGTARHQTGRNSGVIHSGIYYRPGSLKARFAVQGAAEMVSFCATHDIDHQVTGKLIVATGRDELPRLHALVQRGRENGIPVRELGPAQITEYEPEVRGLAAIHVETTGICDFVGVADRLAHEASQNGAEVRCGEEVVAIDRRPWGVAVKTSSGSILRARAMVNCAGLYCDRLAQLAGDDPEMRIVPFRGEYYELTDPSLVRGLVYPVPDPAFPFLGVHLTRGVDGGVHVGPNAVPALAREGYDWSTVRPRELAQTLAWPGSWRIAGRHWRYGAGELHRSWSTSAFTTAVRRLLPAITEAGLRPAAAGVRAQAVLRDGTLVDDFLIKESVRIVHVLNAPSPAATASLPIGREVARRVLAQL, from the coding sequence ATGGTGTTGTCCGAGCGGGACTTCGACTGCGATGTGCTGGTGGTCGGCGGCGGAATCGTCGGCCTGTCCACCGCGTACGCCGTGACCCGCGCCGCACCGGGCACCACGGTGATCGTCCTGGAGAAGGAGCCCGGGACGGCCCGCCATCAGACCGGGCGGAACAGCGGCGTGATCCACAGCGGCATCTACTACCGGCCCGGATCCCTGAAGGCGCGCTTTGCGGTGCAGGGCGCGGCCGAGATGGTGTCGTTCTGCGCCACGCACGACATCGATCACCAGGTCACCGGCAAGTTGATCGTGGCCACCGGTCGCGATGAGCTGCCCCGGTTGCACGCCCTGGTCCAGCGCGGCCGGGAGAACGGCATTCCGGTACGGGAGCTCGGTCCGGCCCAGATCACCGAGTACGAACCGGAGGTCCGCGGGCTCGCCGCGATCCATGTGGAGACGACGGGGATCTGCGACTTCGTCGGGGTGGCTGACCGGCTGGCACACGAAGCGTCGCAGAACGGCGCGGAAGTCCGCTGCGGCGAAGAGGTCGTGGCGATCGACCGCCGACCGTGGGGGGTGGCGGTGAAGACCTCATCGGGATCCATTCTGCGAGCACGGGCGATGGTGAACTGTGCGGGGCTGTACTGCGACCGGTTGGCACAGCTCGCGGGCGACGACCCGGAGATGCGGATCGTCCCCTTCCGAGGTGAGTACTACGAGCTGACCGACCCCTCACTCGTCCGCGGTCTGGTGTACCCGGTGCCGGACCCGGCCTTTCCGTTCCTGGGAGTCCATCTGACACGCGGCGTCGACGGAGGGGTCCACGTGGGACCCAATGCGGTGCCGGCACTGGCCCGTGAGGGGTACGACTGGTCGACGGTACGGCCGCGAGAACTGGCCCAGACCCTGGCCTGGCCGGGCTCCTGGCGGATAGCGGGCAGGCACTGGCGGTACGGAGCGGGCGAGCTGCACCGCTCCTGGTCGACCTCGGCCTTCACCACGGCGGTCCGCAGACTCCTGCCGGCGATCACCGAAGCCGGGCTGCGCCCCGCCGCGGCGGGGGTCAGGGCCCAAGCGGTACTCCGCGACGGCACCCTGGTGGACGACTTCCTGATCAAGGAATCCGTCCGTATCGTCCATGTGCTCAACGCCCCCTCCCCGGCGGCGACCGCCTCCCTGCCCATCGGCCGGGAGGTGGCCCGAAGGGTGCTGGCGCAGCTGTGA
- a CDS encoding TetR/AcrR family transcriptional regulator, producing the protein MTIQDSHWQAAVPQTADGHVHGGHQAELHGANSGNGRLAAGGSSRSAPLRVDAQRNLEHVLRAAREVFGELGYGAPMEDVARRARVGVGTVYRRFPSKDVLVRRIAAEETSRLTEQARTALGQEEEPWSALARFLRTSVASGAGRLLPPQVLRVGVDAEDSVEAASDEAAPAATAALRDEARVPHQRSGAEEPIPAIERSGLTQPDLRVVGQRSVPAGEREDGGAADLLEVVGQLVDRARAAGELRGDVTVADVLLVIATAAPSLPDAAQQAAASARLLDILLEGLRPR; encoded by the coding sequence ATGACCATTCAGGATTCACATTGGCAGGCAGCCGTCCCGCAGACCGCGGACGGCCATGTACACGGCGGACATCAGGCCGAACTGCACGGAGCGAACAGCGGGAACGGACGGTTGGCAGCGGGCGGTAGCAGCCGCTCGGCGCCGCTCCGGGTGGATGCACAGCGCAATCTGGAGCACGTGTTGCGAGCCGCTCGCGAGGTCTTCGGCGAGTTGGGCTACGGGGCGCCGATGGAGGACGTGGCGCGCCGGGCGAGAGTCGGCGTCGGCACGGTCTACCGCCGGTTCCCCAGCAAGGACGTGCTGGTGCGCCGCATAGCCGCGGAGGAGACCTCCCGGCTGACCGAGCAGGCGCGCACGGCACTTGGGCAGGAGGAGGAGCCCTGGTCCGCCCTGGCTCGCTTCCTTCGTACGTCGGTGGCGTCGGGTGCGGGGCGGCTGTTGCCGCCCCAGGTGCTGCGGGTCGGTGTCGACGCGGAGGACTCGGTTGAGGCGGCGTCAGATGAAGCTGCCCCAGCGGCGACCGCGGCCCTGCGGGACGAGGCTCGGGTGCCTCACCAGCGTTCCGGGGCCGAGGAGCCGATACCGGCGATCGAGCGGAGCGGGCTGACACAGCCCGACCTGCGCGTCGTCGGACAGCGTTCCGTTCCGGCCGGCGAGCGGGAGGACGGCGGGGCCGCCGACCTTCTGGAGGTCGTCGGCCAACTGGTCGACAGGGCACGGGCGGCAGGTGAGCTGCGCGGAGATGTGACCGTGGCAGACGTGCTGTTGGTGATAGCCACGGCCGCGCCCTCACTACCGGATGCGGCTCAGCAGGCGGCGGCCTCCGCCCGGCTGCTGGACATCCTGCTGGAGGGGCTGCGGCCTCGGTAG
- a CDS encoding NAD(P)/FAD-dependent oxidoreductase, with the protein MVKAPDSQDPAPGSPPAARTNRTRILVIGGGYVGMYTALHLQRKLKRELARGDVEIMVITPEPYMTYQPFLPEAAAGSISPRHVVVPLRRVLNRCTVLIGEATAVDHAKRTATVTTLASAEEGTGAVAVPYDELVIAPGSVSRTLPVPGLADYAIGFKTVEEAIGLRNHVIEQMDIASSTRDPAIRDAALTFVFVGGGYAGVEALGELEDMARYTSRYYHNIKPEDLRWILVEASDRILPEVGEEMGKYAIRELRSRNIDVRLRTRLDSCSNRVAVLSDGSRFPTRTVVWTAGVKPAPLLAATDLPRNARGRLQCTAQLTIAGTEHAWAAGDAAAVPDVTAKAPDAECAPNAQHAVRQTKVLAENLVASLRGEPLKEYAHAYVGSVASLGLHRGVAHVYGRKLKGYPAWLMHRMYHLSRVPTFNRKARVLAEWTLSGLFKREIVSLGSLEHPRAEFEVAAGGRRPGHGPDHPPRGSHDGDRSGPTLGTGSTRGTPPAPGSASDRRNGAGRGADPDPSPGSAQNRPRRPADDHGQSSRPSDEPPPATDRDD; encoded by the coding sequence ATGGTGAAGGCTCCAGACTCCCAGGACCCGGCCCCCGGTTCCCCGCCGGCCGCGCGAACCAACCGCACGCGCATTCTCGTCATCGGCGGTGGTTATGTCGGGATGTATACGGCACTCCATCTCCAGCGAAAGCTGAAACGGGAGCTTGCACGTGGCGACGTCGAAATCATGGTGATTACACCCGAGCCATATATGACGTATCAGCCCTTTCTCCCAGAAGCGGCTGCCGGGTCCATCTCCCCGCGGCACGTCGTTGTTCCGCTGCGTCGGGTTCTGAACAGGTGCACCGTCCTCATCGGCGAGGCCACCGCCGTCGACCACGCCAAGCGCACCGCGACCGTCACGACCCTGGCCAGCGCCGAGGAGGGCACGGGCGCCGTCGCAGTCCCCTACGACGAACTCGTCATCGCGCCCGGATCGGTGTCCCGCACGCTCCCGGTGCCCGGCCTTGCCGACTACGCGATCGGATTCAAGACCGTCGAAGAGGCCATCGGACTGCGCAACCATGTGATCGAGCAGATGGATATCGCCTCGTCCACCCGCGATCCGGCAATCCGGGACGCCGCACTCACCTTTGTCTTCGTCGGCGGCGGCTATGCCGGTGTCGAGGCATTGGGTGAACTAGAGGACATGGCGCGCTATACCTCGCGTTACTACCACAACATCAAGCCAGAAGACCTCAGGTGGATTCTGGTCGAGGCCAGTGATCGAATCCTTCCCGAGGTGGGCGAGGAGATGGGCAAGTACGCCATTCGTGAGCTGCGCTCGCGCAATATCGACGTACGTCTTCGGACCCGACTGGATTCCTGCTCGAACCGTGTCGCCGTACTGAGCGACGGCAGCCGATTTCCGACCCGTACCGTCGTATGGACCGCGGGTGTGAAACCGGCCCCCTTGCTCGCCGCCACCGATCTGCCGCGCAATGCCCGCGGGCGGCTCCAGTGCACCGCGCAGCTCACTATCGCCGGCACCGAACACGCCTGGGCCGCCGGCGACGCAGCCGCAGTCCCCGACGTCACCGCGAAGGCACCGGACGCCGAGTGCGCGCCCAACGCCCAGCACGCGGTTCGTCAGACCAAGGTCCTCGCCGAGAACCTGGTGGCGTCACTGCGCGGCGAACCGTTGAAGGAGTACGCGCACGCGTACGTCGGCTCCGTCGCCTCGCTCGGTCTCCACCGGGGCGTGGCCCATGTCTACGGCCGCAAGCTCAAGGGATACCCGGCCTGGCTGATGCATCGGATGTACCACCTCAGTCGGGTGCCGACCTTCAACCGCAAAGCCCGCGTACTGGCGGAATGGACCCTGTCCGGACTCTTCAAACGGGAAATCGTCTCCCTCGGCTCACTGGAGCACCCCCGCGCCGAATTCGAGGTGGCCGCCGGAGGAAGGCGACCCGGCCACGGCCCGGACCACCCCCCGCGCGGATCGCACGACGGCGACCGATCGGGCCCGACCCTCGGCACTGGCAGCACCCGGGGCACCCCGCCAGCCCCGGGCTCAGCTTCCGACCGCAGAAACGGAGCCGGACGAGGAGCGGACCCCGACCCGTCGCCGGGCTCCGCGCAGAACCGGCCACGACGTCCTGCCGACGACCACGGCCAGTCTTCCCGCCCCTCGGACGAGCCCCCGCCGGCCACCGACCGGGACGACTGA
- a CDS encoding sigma-70 family RNA polymerase sigma factor, whose amino-acid sequence MPSQREGGSSGFGSVLPPPRETPPSDADLIQRMREGDDGSYAELFRRHSAAVRRYARTCCRDAHTADDLTAEVFARTLQAVRGGAGPEHAVRAYLLTTVRRVAATWMRSAKREQLVDDFAVFAAEAARSAVVTADAALDLGADVRAMHEAEQSLAMQAFRSLPERWQAVLWHTTVEEESPSEVAPLFGLTANATAVLASRAREGLKQAYLQAHVSSALTSGGDCARYADRLGAYARGGLRMRAELGLRKHLDDCVKCRLAAGELAHVNAGIPALLPIAVIGWIAAGYSVKAAGVVAGGAAGAVGAGAAAAATGGATSGGSGAASGGAVLSEGLGAPAKAAIAAAVAVAATAGLVWAFAGDPEPVAQKAKPPAVRPVAPPPPAAPRPAPSASPRPAPKPPVKASLKPEPKPTSPTPEPPAPVKVTPPRPSPEKPSPTPSRSPAPRPTQSPTPRPSPTPSAPPEPEVYQLNELEYGVVGDRSGPEVRLSESSWLWQRKSMKIGGTWYGHGATVHGRSSVLIDLNRSCSSYAASVGVDDMTMKLGAVRFSVYGDGVRLWRSSVVRGGDAAVPVRVSLTGRKTMRLVVEPQTEFDSVTLANWAMSRISCR is encoded by the coding sequence GTGCCCAGCCAACGCGAGGGTGGTAGCAGCGGATTCGGTTCCGTACTGCCGCCGCCGCGCGAAACACCGCCGTCCGACGCCGATCTGATCCAACGGATGCGCGAGGGCGACGACGGGTCCTATGCGGAACTGTTCCGGCGCCACTCAGCTGCGGTCAGGCGGTACGCGCGCACCTGCTGCCGGGACGCCCACACCGCCGACGACCTCACCGCCGAGGTGTTCGCGCGGACGCTCCAGGCCGTCCGTGGAGGTGCCGGACCGGAGCACGCGGTCCGGGCGTATCTGCTCACCACGGTTCGGCGCGTCGCCGCGACCTGGATGAGGAGCGCGAAGCGAGAGCAGCTGGTCGACGATTTCGCGGTGTTCGCGGCCGAGGCGGCGCGCAGCGCCGTCGTCACGGCCGACGCCGCCCTCGATCTCGGTGCCGATGTCCGCGCCATGCACGAGGCCGAGCAGTCGCTGGCCATGCAGGCGTTCCGCTCACTGCCCGAGCGTTGGCAGGCGGTCCTGTGGCACACCACCGTCGAGGAGGAGTCGCCGAGCGAGGTCGCGCCGCTGTTCGGACTCACCGCGAATGCCACCGCAGTGCTGGCGAGTCGGGCGCGCGAAGGGCTCAAGCAGGCGTACCTCCAGGCGCATGTGAGTTCCGCGCTGACGTCCGGCGGGGATTGCGCACGCTATGCGGACCGCCTCGGTGCGTACGCCCGTGGTGGGCTGCGGATGCGCGCCGAGCTGGGGTTGCGCAAACATCTGGACGACTGCGTCAAATGTCGTCTCGCAGCCGGCGAGTTGGCGCATGTGAACGCCGGGATTCCCGCGCTGCTCCCGATCGCGGTCATCGGTTGGATCGCCGCCGGGTACTCGGTCAAGGCGGCCGGAGTCGTGGCGGGTGGAGCAGCAGGAGCCGTGGGAGCCGGTGCCGCGGCTGCCGCGACCGGTGGTGCGACGAGCGGTGGCTCCGGTGCTGCTTCCGGTGGCGCGGTGCTCTCCGAGGGTTTGGGCGCGCCGGCCAAGGCGGCGATCGCAGCAGCGGTGGCGGTGGCCGCCACCGCCGGGCTGGTGTGGGCGTTCGCGGGCGACCCCGAACCCGTCGCCCAGAAGGCGAAGCCACCAGCCGTGCGGCCGGTCGCACCCCCGCCACCGGCAGCACCCCGGCCAGCGCCGTCGGCATCGCCCCGACCCGCTCCCAAGCCACCGGTGAAGGCATCGCTCAAGCCCGAGCCCAAACCGACTTCCCCCACCCCCGAGCCGCCCGCCCCCGTGAAGGTGACGCCTCCCCGGCCCTCGCCCGAGAAGCCGAGTCCGACACCGTCGCGCAGCCCGGCCCCACGCCCGACGCAGTCACCGACGCCCCGGCCGAGCCCCACCCCCAGTGCGCCGCCTGAACCGGAGGTGTACCAGCTCAATGAGCTGGAGTACGGGGTGGTCGGCGACCGGAGCGGCCCCGAGGTGCGGCTGAGCGAGAGCAGTTGGCTTTGGCAGCGCAAGAGCATGAAGATCGGAGGCACCTGGTACGGCCATGGGGCGACGGTCCACGGCAGGTCTTCCGTGCTCATCGACCTCAATCGCAGCTGTTCCAGCTATGCGGCGTCGGTGGGGGTCGACGACATGACCATGAAGCTGGGCGCGGTGCGGTTCTCCGTCTACGGGGACGGGGTGCGGCTGTGGCGTTCCTCGGTGGTCCGTGGTGGTGACGCCGCCGTGCCGGTGCGGGTTTCGCTCACTGGTCGAAAGACGATGCGACTGGTCGTGGAGCCGCAGACGGAGTTCGACTCGGTGACGCTCGCCAATTGGGCGATGTCCCGAATCAGTTGTCGCTGA